One genomic segment of Fusobacterium mortiferum ATCC 9817 includes these proteins:
- a CDS encoding polysaccharide lyase family 8 super-sandwich domain-containing protein, which yields MSEYCLMIDKRKKYLIGEGEVTKEILEELDRNGRKIVEKLEEILEKDGYLEYRDNIVVIKELYGDILSLAKVYKTEGTIYYNDERILELIKNSLILFEKEYYNIECREHTNWWQWEIGIPLILNNIFSLLYKELPREIILKNLKTSRYFQPDARYSGNNPVAIHPSGNPLRLSSGGNRTDTVKISFFRGMILGDEEEIKKSLEALEDVWKYKDDDIDGENDGFYRDGSFIQHGSIPYAGGYGEVLLTGLGEIFYNIKDTKFSKYIKGLENLYEIIFNSFEPFFYNGRFTDMLSGRGITRENNSDKVIGHRILNDILLISGAFVGEQREKIENFVKREVEKYGGERYLAEEKNPFMYQLLKELLEEEKKVEYRNSIKVTNRMNRVMKREEEFAVGIAMHSYNVGNYETMNGENLRGWYTGDGAYYLYDKDIDGYDEYWKNVDMYFIPGTTEIKGNMEGVDAQRNSETKFIEIRKVGGVSLDSTGIAIMDFLNWNEKLKSRKIWFFLQGKTVFIEDKIESDREIYTTLFNKKYLKLPKIFLDGNINEEELIEKSVKEIVIEEWKLKFFREERVKVEIEERGKYYFVKIWKEYERKEKGIIWELINLKSEVIDEILKLKIEEELYQLETDKYMYKILWNKNDVCTIENKAEHRSGKMTIEN from the coding sequence ATGAGTGAATATTGCTTAATGATAGATAAAAGAAAAAAATATTTAATAGGGGAAGGGGAAGTAACTAAAGAGATTTTAGAAGAGTTAGATAGAAATGGAAGAAAAATAGTAGAAAAATTAGAGGAAATTTTAGAAAAAGATGGATATTTAGAGTATAGAGATAATATTGTAGTAATAAAAGAGCTGTATGGAGATATTTTAAGTTTAGCTAAAGTCTATAAAACAGAGGGAACTATCTATTATAATGATGAGAGAATACTAGAGTTAATAAAGAATAGTTTAATTTTATTTGAAAAGGAATATTACAATATAGAATGTAGAGAGCATACTAATTGGTGGCAATGGGAGATAGGTATACCTCTAATTTTAAATAATATATTTTCACTTCTTTATAAAGAGCTACCAAGAGAGATAATATTAAAGAATCTTAAAACAAGTAGATATTTTCAGCCAGATGCAAGATATTCTGGAAATAATCCAGTGGCAATTCATCCAAGTGGAAATCCCTTAAGATTATCAAGTGGGGGGAATAGAACAGATACTGTAAAAATATCTTTTTTTAGAGGAATGATCTTAGGAGACGAGGAGGAGATAAAAAAATCTTTAGAAGCCTTAGAAGATGTATGGAAATATAAAGATGATGATATAGATGGAGAGAATGATGGTTTCTATAGGGATGGATCATTTATTCAACATGGATCAATTCCTTATGCTGGTGGTTATGGAGAGGTTTTGCTAACAGGATTAGGAGAGATTTTCTATAATATAAAGGATACAAAATTCTCTAAATATATCAAAGGATTAGAAAATTTGTATGAGATAATTTTTAATTCTTTTGAACCATTTTTCTATAATGGGAGATTTACAGATATGTTATCTGGAAGAGGGATAACTCGTGAAAATAATAGTGATAAAGTCATTGGACACAGAATATTAAATGATATTCTACTTATAAGTGGAGCTTTTGTTGGAGAACAAAGAGAGAAGATAGAAAATTTTGTAAAAAGAGAGGTTGAGAAATATGGAGGAGAAAGATATCTAGCGGAAGAAAAAAATCCATTTATGTATCAGCTGTTGAAAGAACTATTAGAAGAGGAGAAAAAAGTAGAGTATAGAAATAGTATAAAAGTAACTAATAGAATGAATAGAGTTATGAAAAGAGAGGAAGAGTTTGCTGTAGGAATAGCTATGCACTCTTATAATGTAGGAAACTATGAGACTATGAATGGAGAAAATCTAAGAGGTTGGTATACAGGCGATGGTGCTTATTATCTTTACGATAAAGATATAGATGGATATGATGAATATTGGAAAAATGTGGATATGTATTTTATTCCTGGAACTACTGAGATAAAAGGGAATATGGAAGGAGTAGATGCTCAAAGAAACTCTGAAACAAAATTTATAGAAATTAGAAAAGTAGGGGGAGTATCTTTAGATAGTACAGGAATAGCAATAATGGATTTTTTAAATTGGAATGAGAAGTTAAAAAGTAGAAAGATATGGTTTTTCTTACAAGGAAAGACAGTGTTTATAGAGGATAAAATAGAGAGTGATAGGGAGATATATACTACTCTGTTTAATAAAAAGTATTTAAAGTTACCAAAAATATTTTTAGATGGGAATATAAATGAAGAGGAGTTAATAGAAAAATCTGTTAAAGAGATAGTGATAGAAGAATGGAAATTAAAATTCTTTAGAGAAGAAAGAGTAAAAGTAGAGATAGAAGAGAGAGGAAAATATTATTTTGTTAAAATTTGGAAGGAGTATGAGAGAAAAGAGAAAGGAATAATTTGGGAATTAATAAATTTAAAAAGTGAAGTTATAGATGAAATATTAAAGTTAAAAATAGAAGAGGAGCTTTATCAACTTGAAACAGATAAATATATGTATAAAATATTGTGGAATAAGAATGATGTTTGTACTATTGAGAATAAAGCAGAGCATAGAAGTGGAAAAATGACAATAGAAAATTGA
- the kduD gene encoding 2-dehydro-3-deoxy-D-gluconate 5-dehydrogenase KduD codes for MLNSFNMDFFSLKGKVAIVTGGNTGLGQAYVVALAKAGADLFVVTYDRAWDETRAMVEAEGRRIEFFQADLTDRAQIDKVISACVETYGKIDILVNNAGTIRRAPLLEYKDEDWKAVMDINLNSVYFLSQAAAKVMVAQGSGKIINIASMLSFQGGKFVPPYTASKHGVAGITKAFANELAAHNIQINAIAPGYIKTANTAPIRADEKRNAEILSRIPAERWADPFDLMGAVVFLASKASDYVNGHILAVDGGWLVR; via the coding sequence ATGTTAAATAGTTTTAACATGGATTTCTTTTCTTTAAAAGGAAAAGTGGCAATAGTAACAGGAGGAAATACTGGACTAGGACAAGCTTATGTTGTAGCACTAGCTAAAGCAGGGGCAGATCTGTTTGTAGTAACTTACGATAGAGCTTGGGATGAAACAAGAGCTATGGTAGAGGCTGAAGGAAGAAGAATAGAGTTCTTCCAAGCAGATTTAACAGACAGAGCACAAATAGATAAAGTAATTTCAGCATGTGTAGAGACATATGGAAAAATAGATATATTAGTAAATAATGCAGGAACAATAAGAAGAGCTCCACTATTAGAGTACAAAGATGAAGATTGGAAAGCAGTAATGGATATCAACTTAAATTCAGTATACTTCTTAAGCCAAGCAGCAGCAAAAGTAATGGTAGCACAAGGTTCAGGAAAGATAATCAACATAGCATCAATGTTATCATTCCAAGGAGGAAAATTTGTACCACCTTACACAGCAAGTAAACATGGAGTAGCAGGAATAACAAAAGCATTTGCTAATGAATTAGCAGCACACAATATCCAAATCAATGCAATAGCACCAGGATATATCAAAACAGCAAATACAGCACCAATAAGAGCAGATGAAAAGAGAAATGCAGAGATACTAAGTAGAATACCAGCAGAGAGATGGGCAGATCCATTTGATTTAATGGGAGCAGTAGTATTCTTAGCAAGTAAAGCATCAGATTATGTAAATGGACACATCTTAGCAGTAGATGGTGGATGGTTAGTAAGATAA
- the kduI gene encoding 5-dehydro-4-deoxy-D-glucuronate isomerase: MKLDVRYANHPEDSKRYTTEELRKHYFIGTIFEADEAALTYSHVDRIIAGGIMPVTKEVRLEGSKELGSEYFLERRELGVINIGGAGKIIVDGVEYKMNPKDGLYVGMGSKELVFISEDANNPAKFYVNSAPAHMTYPIVKIDIEKANPVKLGSLATSNERTIYQYVHPAVCKSCQLLMGMTVLEPNNMWNTMPCHTHERRMEVYFYFNMQPETRVFHLMGEPQETRHIVVGNEQGVISPSWSIHSGVGTSNYTFIWGMVGENQTFTDMDHVAMEDLR, translated from the coding sequence ATGAAATTAGATGTAAGATATGCAAATCACCCAGAGGATTCAAAACGTTATACAACTGAGGAGTTAAGAAAACATTATTTTATAGGAACAATATTTGAAGCTGATGAAGCAGCACTAACTTACTCTCATGTAGATAGAATAATAGCAGGAGGAATAATGCCTGTAACTAAAGAGGTAAGATTAGAGGGAAGTAAAGAGTTAGGATCTGAATACTTCTTAGAGAGAAGAGAATTAGGAGTAATCAACATAGGTGGAGCAGGAAAAATAATAGTAGATGGAGTAGAGTATAAAATGAATCCAAAAGATGGATTATATGTAGGAATGGGTTCAAAAGAGTTAGTATTTATCTCTGAAGATGCTAATAATCCAGCAAAATTCTATGTAAACTCAGCACCAGCACACATGACATATCCAATAGTAAAAATAGATATTGAGAAAGCTAACCCAGTAAAATTAGGAAGCTTAGCAACATCAAATGAGAGAACAATATATCAATATGTACACCCAGCAGTATGTAAATCTTGTCAATTACTAATGGGAATGACAGTATTAGAGCCAAATAACATGTGGAATACAATGCCTTGTCATACACATGAGAGAAGAATGGAAGTATACTTCTACTTCAACATGCAACCAGAAACAAGAGTATTCCATTTAATGGGAGAGCCACAAGAGACAAGACACATAGTAGTAGGAAATGAGCAAGGAGTAATATCACCATCTTGGTCAATTCACTCGGGAGTAGGAACAAGTAACTACACATTTATCTGGGGAATGGTAGGAGAGAACCAAACATTTACAGATATGGACCATGTAGCAATGGAAGATTTAAGATAA
- a CDS encoding ABC transporter ATP-binding protein codes for MAEVILKKVEKQYPNGFKAVHGIDLDIKDGEFMVFVGPSGCAKSTTLRMIAGLEEITGGEIWIGDKLVNDLPPKDRGIAMVFQNYALYPHMTVYDNMAFGLKMAKVPKDEIDRRVREAAEKLEITQLLDRKPKEMSGGQRQRVAVGRAIVRKPDVFLFDEPLSNLDAKLRVSMRVKITQLHKQLKAEGQTATMIYVTHDQVEAMTMGDRICVLNYGKIMQVDTPLNLYHKPANKFVAGFIGSPAMNFVEGAIEENENGVIFMFGQGRYVVLPEDMGEKVKSYIGKKVVLGIRPENIGNKVTHPEGEKINFLKGDVSIVEHMGNEEYIYFNIDGNEFTSRIEARKSENVKYGEVGEFYFNIKRAHIFDIETEENITL; via the coding sequence ATGGCAGAAGTAATATTAAAAAAAGTAGAAAAACAATATCCTAATGGGTTTAAAGCTGTACATGGGATAGATTTAGATATTAAAGACGGGGAGTTTATGGTTTTTGTTGGTCCATCTGGTTGTGCTAAATCTACTACTCTTAGAATGATAGCTGGTCTTGAAGAGATTACTGGTGGAGAGATTTGGATTGGAGATAAGTTAGTTAATGATTTACCACCAAAAGATAGAGGAATTGCAATGGTATTCCAAAACTATGCTCTGTATCCTCATATGACTGTATATGATAATATGGCATTTGGACTTAAGATGGCTAAAGTACCAAAAGATGAGATAGATAGAAGAGTTAGAGAAGCAGCAGAAAAATTAGAGATAACTCAATTATTAGATAGAAAACCAAAGGAGATGTCTGGAGGACAAAGACAAAGGGTAGCAGTTGGAAGAGCTATTGTAAGAAAACCAGATGTATTCCTATTTGATGAACCACTATCTAACCTAGATGCAAAATTAAGAGTATCAATGAGAGTAAAGATAACTCAACTACATAAGCAATTAAAAGCTGAGGGACAAACAGCTACAATGATATATGTAACACATGACCAAGTAGAAGCAATGACAATGGGAGATAGAATCTGTGTATTAAACTATGGAAAGATAATGCAAGTAGATACACCGTTAAATCTATATCATAAACCAGCAAATAAATTTGTTGCAGGATTTATAGGTTCACCAGCAATGAACTTTGTGGAGGGAGCAATAGAGGAAAATGAAAATGGAGTAATCTTCATGTTTGGACAAGGAAGATATGTAGTACTACCAGAGGATATGGGAGAAAAGGTAAAATCATATATAGGTAAAAAAGTAGTACTAGGAATAAGACCAGAGAATATAGGAAATAAGGTAACACACCCAGAGGGAGAGAAGATAAATTTCTTAAAAGGAGATGTAAGTATAGTAGAGCATATGGGAAATGAAGAGTATATCTACTTCAACATAGACGGAAATGAATTTACATCAAGAATAGAAGCAAGAAAGAGTGAAAATGTAAAATATGGAGAAGTAGGGGAGTTTTACTTCAACATAAAGAGAGCTCATATATTTGATATAGAAACTGAAGAGAATATCACTTTATAA
- a CDS encoding ABC transporter permease, producing MKVKFNRDQKMLYLILLPFIIWYAVFMFKPMYGMVIAFKDYSLFRGISGSEWVGLKNFKDFLTSPEFYVTLKNTLMLNVYSLLLEFPFAILLALMLNEVKNKYFKTIVQTASFIPYFIAIVVATGITVNILSPSTGVVNVFLEKLGFERVYFLAKPEFFRGIFTGLNMWKTAGFNAVIYLAALTAVDEQLYEAAKIDGANKFQQLRHITIPAIIPTIVVMLVLKVGSMLNVAFETVLLLYQPATYETADVISTYVYRTGMLMQDFGLATAVGLFNAVVGFILVYSANRWSKKVTQSSLW from the coding sequence ATGAAAGTAAAATTTAATAGAGATCAAAAAATGTTATATTTAATACTACTACCATTTATAATATGGTATGCAGTATTTATGTTTAAGCCTATGTATGGAATGGTAATAGCTTTTAAAGATTATAGTTTGTTTAGAGGAATATCTGGAAGTGAGTGGGTAGGACTTAAGAACTTTAAAGATTTTTTAACAAGCCCAGAATTCTATGTTACTTTAAAAAATACATTGATGTTAAATGTATATAGCTTACTATTAGAATTTCCTTTTGCTATTTTATTAGCTTTAATGTTAAACGAGGTAAAGAACAAATATTTTAAAACAATAGTTCAAACAGCTTCGTTTATTCCTTACTTTATAGCAATAGTTGTAGCAACAGGGATAACAGTTAATATTTTATCTCCAAGTACTGGAGTAGTAAATGTTTTCTTAGAAAAATTAGGATTTGAAAGAGTATATTTTTTAGCTAAACCAGAATTTTTTAGAGGGATATTTACAGGACTTAATATGTGGAAGACAGCTGGATTTAATGCTGTAATATATTTAGCGGCACTAACAGCTGTAGATGAACAACTTTATGAAGCAGCAAAAATTGATGGAGCAAATAAATTTCAACAATTAAGACATATAACAATACCAGCAATAATTCCTACAATAGTTGTAATGTTAGTATTAAAAGTAGGAAGTATGCTAAATGTAGCTTTTGAAACAGTGTTATTACTTTATCAACCAGCAACATATGAAACAGCAGATGTAATTAGTACTTATGTATATAGAACAGGAATGTTGATGCAAGACTTTGGACTTGCAACAGCAGTTGGGTTATTCAATGCAGTAGTAGGGTTTATTTTAGTATATAGTGCAAATAGATGGAGTAAAAAAGTTACTCAATCGAGTTTATGGTAG
- a CDS encoding carbohydrate ABC transporter permease, with product MKIKMGTDEKIFYTVNYILLTIFAIMFLYPIVYVFSAAVSNPYLVETGSVVLFPKGFNLNSFKSAMELTGMWRAYGNSIFITAVGTVVSMVFTISGAYVLSKPELKFRKFWTFMVIVTMWFDPGMIPKYLNFRDLGLIDSYTGVILGFAINTFNVIILKSFFEAVPKSLEEAARIDGASQFQIMTKIYLPLSVSALTTVSLFYAVSRWNGYFWTMVLLIDDKKAPLQVFLKKLIVEKNMAGEASQMITAQSLTSPQTIIYAVIALSLIPIFIVYPFIQKFFRKGVTLGAVKE from the coding sequence ATGAAAATAAAAATGGGAACAGATGAAAAAATCTTTTATACAGTAAATTATATACTTCTTACTATATTCGCAATAATGTTTTTATATCCAATAGTTTATGTATTTTCAGCAGCAGTAAGCAATCCATATCTTGTAGAGACAGGATCAGTGGTACTTTTTCCAAAAGGATTTAATTTAAATTCTTTTAAAAGTGCTATGGAGTTAACAGGGATGTGGAGAGCTTATGGAAACTCAATATTTATAACAGCAGTGGGAACAGTAGTGAGCATGGTATTTACTATAAGTGGAGCCTATGTTTTATCAAAACCAGAGCTGAAATTTAGAAAGTTTTGGACATTTATGGTAATAGTAACTATGTGGTTTGATCCAGGAATGATACCTAAATATTTAAACTTTAGAGATTTAGGATTGATAGATAGTTACACAGGAGTAATTTTAGGATTTGCAATAAATACATTTAATGTTATAATTTTAAAGTCATTCTTTGAAGCAGTGCCAAAATCATTAGAAGAAGCAGCAAGAATAGATGGAGCTTCACAATTTCAAATAATGACAAAGATATATCTACCTCTATCAGTATCAGCATTGACAACAGTTTCTTTATTCTATGCTGTTTCAAGATGGAATGGATATTTCTGGACAATGGTACTTTTAATAGATGATAAGAAAGCACCATTACAAGTTTTCTTAAAAAAATTAATAGTAGAAAAGAACATGGCTGGAGAAGCAAGTCAAATGATAACAGCACAAAGTTTGACATCTCCACAGACAATCATATATGCTGTGATAGCTCTATCATTAATACCGATATTTATAGTATATCCATTTATACAAAAATTCTTTAGAAAAGGGGTTACATTAGGAGCGGTAAAAGAATAA
- a CDS encoding type 2 periplasmic-binding domain-containing protein, whose protein sequence is MLKKILLGVVAILALIGCGEEKEEKVTGPVKKLEGSVITEKHKEFTVFAIFQGKAFDSELPVFKKAEDMTNVKMVGVASKNQSDEVQAFNLMLSSGNLPDVIAYELTPDLEKLGIDGGLIPLEDLIKEHAPNITKFWEENPQYKKDAVAVDGHIYMIPNYNDVKNLSLTQQYYIRKDWLEKLGLEEPKTVDELYNVLVTFRDKDPNGNGKKDEVPIFIRGNVVRKILLPLTDIFKAQAVWYADNGTPKFGPAEPEWKDAMINLAKWYREGLIDQEVFTRGMTSRDYMLSNDLGGFTNDWPSAGTYNESLSKTIPGFDFSVMLPPEYKGNNKTFFARPNYMGAWGITIAAKDPVTIVKYFDFWYSEEGRRLWNFGIEGEDYTIIDGKPQFTDKILKDPNGKNPVAAIRETGAQYRLGMFQDAEAEKQTSGEAALKAVDLYVKNNVVDLPMPQLKYTKDELKEFLKIEAQLRSVSEEMGQKWILGVSDVEKDWDSYIERLNSLGLKRAQEIQKNAYDRFMKN, encoded by the coding sequence ATGTTAAAAAAAATATTATTAGGGGTAGTTGCAATATTAGCTCTTATAGGATGTGGAGAAGAAAAAGAGGAGAAAGTAACAGGACCAGTTAAAAAATTAGAAGGGTCAGTTATTACAGAAAAACATAAAGAATTTACAGTATTTGCAATATTTCAAGGAAAGGCTTTTGATTCTGAATTGCCAGTATTTAAAAAAGCTGAAGATATGACAAATGTAAAAATGGTAGGAGTAGCATCAAAAAATCAAAGTGATGAAGTACAAGCCTTTAACTTGATGTTATCATCAGGAAATTTACCAGATGTAATAGCTTATGAATTGACACCAGATTTAGAAAAATTAGGAATAGATGGAGGATTAATTCCGTTAGAAGATTTAATAAAGGAACATGCTCCAAATATTACAAAATTTTGGGAAGAGAATCCTCAATATAAAAAGGATGCTGTAGCAGTAGATGGACATATCTATATGATACCTAACTATAATGATGTTAAAAATTTAAGTTTAACTCAACAATACTATATAAGAAAAGATTGGTTAGAAAAATTAGGATTAGAAGAACCTAAAACAGTTGATGAGCTATATAATGTATTAGTAACATTTAGAGATAAAGACCCAAATGGAAATGGGAAAAAAGATGAAGTACCTATTTTTATTAGAGGAAATGTAGTAAGAAAGATATTACTACCATTAACAGATATATTTAAGGCACAAGCAGTGTGGTATGCAGATAATGGAACACCAAAATTTGGACCTGCAGAACCAGAATGGAAAGATGCTATGATAAATTTAGCAAAATGGTATAGAGAGGGATTAATAGACCAAGAGGTATTTACAAGAGGAATGACTTCAAGAGACTATATGTTAAGTAATGACTTAGGTGGATTTACTAATGACTGGCCAAGTGCTGGAACATATAATGAAAGTTTGTCAAAAACAATACCTGGTTTTGATTTTTCAGTAATGTTACCACCAGAGTATAAAGGAAATAATAAAACATTCTTTGCAAGACCTAACTATATGGGAGCTTGGGGAATTACAATAGCTGCTAAAGATCCAGTAACAATAGTTAAATACTTCGATTTCTGGTATTCAGAAGAGGGAAGAAGATTATGGAACTTTGGAATTGAGGGAGAAGATTATACAATAATTGATGGGAAACCTCAGTTTACTGATAAAATTTTAAAAGATCCTAATGGAAAAAATCCAGTAGCAGCGATTAGAGAAACTGGAGCTCAATATAGATTGGGAATGTTCCAAGATGCAGAGGCTGAAAAGCAAACATCTGGAGAAGCTGCATTAAAAGCAGTAGACCTATATGTAAAAAATAATGTAGTTGATCTACCAATGCCACAGTTAAAATATACAAAAGATGAGCTGAAAGAGTTCTTAAAAATAGAAGCTCAACTTCGTTCTGTGTCAGAAGAGATGGGACAAAAATGGATATTAGGTGTATCAGATGTAGAAAAAGATTGGGATAGCTATATAGAGAGATTAAATTCTTTAGGATTAAAGAGAGCTCAAGAAATCCAAAAAAATGCATATGATAGATTTATGAAAAATTAA